The genomic region TAACCAATCCAATACATGATAGCTGGTATGAGTCCTATGGCAAGCAGAAGCTCCACATCCCTGTGTTTTAGGTGACCAAGTTCATGGCCCAGTACCGCCTTTATCTCATCTGGAGTTAGAACCTTCAACAGTGGAAGAGTTATGGCAACCCTCTTTCCAGCTATTGGGCTTCCATAGGCGAAGGCGTTGGGGAACGGTACGTCAGCTATGTACACCTTGGGAGTGCCAATCTTGTTGTAAAGTGCTACCTCGTCCACAAGGTTGACTAACCATCCATATTGCGGATCAGTTGGGGTAACCTCTCTGGCCCTATACATGGCATTTATCAGGTATGGACCCACAAGCCATTGAATTATGTTAAATATACCAACTAGAATTAATGCACCCACAATGATGTAGGGAGTGAAGGATCCATATAGATAACCTAGCACCCCATAGACTAGGGCGAAACCGGCTACGAAAACTGCTAGACTCAGGAGAATCATTCCCAGCTTTAGCTTGATTGAGACCAAGTTCATCTGTATCAAAGTAAATGATACAAACAAGGGATAAAAAAGGTTTTCAAGATATGTCTTTACAAAAATGCTCGAAAACCGCTTTCCTGAGGTGGGGTTAGTTAAACTGGTAGGGAGACTCCCTCGCTCCTAGGATCCGCCACGGCTATGTGTAAGTCCCTCTTCGTTTTAAGTGCCTGAACTATCCCTACCTGTGGGGAAAATGGTTCCAGTTTAGTGGAAGGAGTACCCAGTCTGCTCTCTGCAACGACCTTGTTACCAGTGAACATAAAACGCGGTGCATTGACGGCTTCATCTATTTCCATCATGTAGTCAACATAATACTCTAGGACTTCCGAATGGATCTGTGGCCTTAAATCTCCACCCGCACAACCAATGATAAGTTCGTCGTCTCTTCCCTCAGCGTAGAGTATTGAGAGAGTATGAAGCGGACGCTTTCTTCCCTCAGGTTTGTTCCTTCCTTCGGTGAAATTGTCTCCGCGATTATTGAAGACTATGTCGTTAACCACAATCCCCGATCCGAAGGGTTGGAACAAGCTCTGTATGAAACCTACTTTGTTCTCCTCATCAGCTACGGTGAAAAAGGTAGTGTCCCCATCTTGGTTAACCTTTGCCTCCATCCCCACTTCCATCAGTCTTTGAGTCAGGTAGTTGTTATCAAGGAGAAAGGCTGGCAATGGATGAAATCTAGGGTCAGCAACGTACTGGTCCCTATCCTCGTAGGCTAGGGCCGAGATCCTAACATGTTCGTTTACTCTCTTAACGTCATTATAGGGCAATTTGTTTATCCCGGTCATCTCCACCATCCTGAGGATCTGTAGCGTAGTGATCCCTTGAGTATTGGGCGGAAACTCGTAAACGGTATATCCCTTGTAATTGGTCTTTAGCAACTCTACTCTTTCGGCCCTAAACTCCCGAAAATCGTCAAGTTCAACGGGCACCCCTCTCTTTCTAAGTCCCTCTACAAGTTTCTCTGCCACTTCCCCCTCATAAAAAGACCTGGGGTCCCTCGCAACACTCCTCAGTACTTCTCCAACTCCTCTGACCCTTATCCTATCCCCGAATCTCTTCCCTCCGTAAAGGGATTGCCAATCCTGGCTTAGCTTTTCTGAATTGACTATGGCGTGATGGAGCCCTCTCCCTACGTGAAATCCGTTAACTGCCAGTTTTATTGCTGGTTCAAGGAGTCTATCTAAGCTCATTGTAGTGTAATCCTCCATGGCATGCCAGAGTTCCACTAAACCTGGGATAACAATTGACCTGGGACTCCTAGGATCTATCTTGTCCTCTCCAATATTCTTGGGTGCCCATCCAGTGGAGTTTATGGCAATTATACCTTCAGGGGTCTTAGCTAGAAGTAAGCCATCCCCTCCTAACCCGCTCGTATGGGGTATCACAACGGAAAGTGTAGCGCTCACAGCTATTGCAGCATCAAACGCATTTCCACCCTGTTCAAGTATCTTTGCTCCCACGTAGCTCGCGACGTAATTCTGGGAGGCTACGACTCTCCTACCAGCGGCTGTTGGCATATTTCCTTAATAACGTGCTAAGAAATAAAGCTTAGATGATCCTTGCGAGTTTCCAAGGACTTTCTTGAAAAGGTAGAGAGGGATAGCTGTGTTCCGTATAGGGACAGCGAGGTTGTATGTCTTACGGAGGATCTACCTGGATCAGATAATGTCCCCGTGCAACTCGAAGTGGACCGAGAGGGTGGTAACGTGTTACTAAGACATGTAATTATGGACAGGGAAGACAATCCACTATATGTGGAGTACTTCATTGACAGGAACTTCCTAGAGAGCATATCCTCCACCAAGACCGTTAGTATACTTTTCGTGAACGTGGAAGGAGATATAAGGAAAAGATTCTCCATACCCCTGAGTGACGAGGATATACGACTGATAAGGAGTGAGATGAGGATTGGAAGTTAGGGAATTGCAAAATCGGTTAAGGGAGATGTATTTTGAGAAGGACAAGGAAAGGGGAATTTTTGGCACATTCACCTGGTTCACTGAGGAAGTAGGAGAGCTGGCCGAGGCCCTTCTACAGGGCAAGAGGGGATCCATAGAGGAGGAGTTGGCGGACGTTATAGCCTGGGCTATTTCAATAGCCAACCTGACTGGGATCGACGTGGAAGAAGCTTTAAAGAAGAAGTACGGATTGTGACACCATGGATAGTGAGGAGTTCTTTTCAGCACTGAGGGAGGCGTTGATAGATTCAAGGAAGCGGTTCTATAGGAACTTGGTATACATAGAGAAGACAGATTACCTAGAGGACCTGAGGCGCGTTCTTTCCCTGTTCAACGAAACTCAAGGGGGTAGTAGAAGGGCCTATGCCTTTCATCCTTGGGCTACTGGTTCCAAGGAAAGGCTTTCAGCGTTGAAGGACCTCCTGGGGCAGGTAGATGACATAGATTACTCCAGTTCTGAGTACTACCTAGGAAGGACATATGACCTTGTAGTCCTTGACCTGGTGGATAACTTCCAGCCAAACTATGTGGGCAGGCTTACCGATCTTACCAGCGGAGGCGGTCTGGTGGTAATGTACACTGATAATCTAACGCAAAATAAAATATTTCGAAATTCCATAGCGAGGAAGGGAATAGTCCACGATTACTATGAGCAGAGGTTCAGGAGGAAACTCAATGAACATGAAGGCATGTTTAGAATAGATTCTAGTTATGAGGCTAGGCCCTTCAAGGGAGAGGTCAAGCCCACAACCGAGAAAAAGCGTCTCAAGAGCATGTATTTCCCTAAGGAACTTCACGATCTCTGCCTCACCGATGAACAGGACAAGGTTCTAGAGGAGTTCAGGATCCTGTACAGGGGAGGTAAAAGGATCCTCGTGATAACTGCGCCCAGAGGGAGGGGAAAAAGCGCTGTCACTGGGCTAGGCATAGCGGCCTTGATAGCTGATTCCAATAGGGAGAGAACTAGGGTAGTGATAACAGCTCCGTCCCTCGCCTCAGCTTCGCAGATCATGGAGTTCGCCAAGAGGGGACTAGATACGCTTCAGGTCCCCAATGAGGCAGAGATGTCTGATATAGGAATAGTGAGGGCCATTAGAGGGGATAATTTCTCAGTTGTTTATGTCTCACCCGAGACGGCTGTGGGTGAAGACGGCACTTTCCTGGTTGTGGATGAGGCAGCTGCAATTGGGATAAATCTTCTAGCCCAGTATGTTAACAGATGGAGAAAGGTAGTCTTTGTCTCCACGGTATATGGCTATGAGGGATCAGGAAAGGCCTTCCTGAGATATCTTAAGAACATTCTAGAGGAGAAGAAAGCCTGGACACGTTGGCTAACAATGAGTAAACCACTTCGTTACGCAGAAGGCGACCCAGTGGAGAAATGGCTCTATGATGCCCTACTACTCAACCCTGAGCCCGCTAAACCTAAGAGCTTGGAATCGGTTGAATTCGTAACGTTAGACAAGGAGACACTCTTTCACGACGACGTACAATTGTCGCAGGCCTACGGCATACTGGTCTCAGCACACTATCGGAACAACCCCGACGACCTAATGATAATGGGGGATGGGCCACATCACATTCTGAAGGCAATTAGGGCTGAGGATGGGTTCATCTCAGTCTCCCAAATCTCCGAGGAGGGGAGCCTTTCGGATTCAATGATAGATCTTGCCCTCAAGGGAGGTACCTTTGATGGTGATCTTATTCCAGATAGACTATTGAAGCATGTTAGAATTAAGGAGTTTGGGAAGCTTTCAGGCTGGAGAATAGTGAGGATAGCCACGGTCCCTGAGCTTCAGGATAAGGGTTTTGGAAGCCAGCTTCTTCAAATGATACTTGAAGACGCTAAGTTACAGGGGGTGGACTGGGTTGGCTCCTCCTTCATGGGAGACCCCAAGGTTTTAAGGTTCTGGATAAGGAATGGCTTCATCCCGGTTCACGTCTCCCCCAAGAGGAATGAAAAGTTTGGGGACTTTCCCGTGGTCGTGATCTATCCAATATCTAATGTATCCAAAAGGATCGTGGGCATAGCCTCCCACGTATTCAAGGAGAAGTTGCTGAACACCATACATGACGTCTACTTTAACATGACACCTGACATGGCCATGCTACTTCTTCAGGGCAGTAAAGCTCACTTGGACGTTAGTGTAAGTAAGGTTTATCTAGCAAAGCTTGTAGCATTTCTACAGGGTACCAGTCCCTACGAGTCCTCTGCTGACGCCATTCACGTTCTCGTAATGAAGTACTTCTGGGACGGAAAGAGGGACTGGAAGCTAGATGATAACCTAGAGAAGGTTCTCCTGGCTAAGGTTCTTCAGGGAATGCCTTGGTCATATCTAAATGTTGTTATTGGAAAAGGGAGAACGAATTCCACGGAGGCAATACATGAGGCTGTGAGCATCTTAGCAAAAAGATATTATAACTTAGATGAGGAAGGAGAAATTGCAGTTTCGTTACAGGATTTAGGTGATGAGTTCACAACACGATGAATTGTGATATGATGCATCTCAACTGATCAGGCAACTATGGCTAGGGAGTTGAGAATTATCGCCACGACCGTCAATAGAGAGAATAGCTGGTGGAACCCGATAGACATACCAGGTTTCTCTGGGTTTTTGTTGATTGACCTATACACCCAAAGGCCAGCGCCTATTTCTAGGACAGTGAAGGCTAGGGTTAACCAGTAATGAAGGTAAATAACTGCAAACAGGAATATTACCGCAAGTAAACCGTGAATAGCCCAGGCCCACTGAATTTTCCCCTGAGGCTTCCTTACTTGACCAATGGGCCTAGACATTCTTCTTAGTCCTGTAACCACTCCTCCCATAAAGATGACGAAATACAGGAAGTGCGGTGGTATTATTGCCTGTTCAAGGAATTGAATAACGTTTACATGATAACCTAAACCCTCTAGGAAGATGAGAAGGTAAGTAACAAAGGTGGTATATGCAGCGATATCGTGAAGTCCTTGAAATATGGAGGGTAATTTCCCTGCTAGCACGTACAATGTTGCCATTCCCAAGAGAGCCGTAAACACTACCGCAACAAATCCTATAATGGTAATAAAAGATGGTGACATAATTAGGAACGCTAGGGAGATCAGTCCCACAATTGTGGCACTGATTCTGTGAAGAGCCTCAGGATCTCCCTTCATAGCCACCTGATGGATGTCTCTGGTGTAAGGCCATTTGGTACCCAAGGACAGGCCATAACCGTAGCCCTCAACTATACCACCTAATATCACAGTCATACCAGCTAAAATTGATGCAACAATTCCTAACGTGTATAACATGATATAGACTACGATTTCACCTGGTAAAATAATTTGATGAAATCGGAGTTAACAGTTTGAATGCTTATGTTCAGCGGGTGTAGTGGAGAGTCATGAAGTATGGCCTCATAGATGCAGGTCTATACTCGTGTATAATGTGCCCGGATGTGAAAGCAGAGAAACTACGCAATCTCATTCATTGTGATCTCAATAAGTTGAGGATCATCGAGGATGGCAGTGCATAACTCGTGTGGATATGGTTCCTGAAACTCTCACTCCCCTGGAGGACGTAAGTCTGAGTTGATGAGGACCTCCATAGACGATGAAGCTAGATGAAGCTATTTCTCCTCTCTACTATACTCATTACGACGGACTGAAGGTACTTCCCAAAGCTATTCTCCTCAACAAAAGGAATACTCACAACTATTTGAAAAAGTTTTTCTACATCTTTAGATACTGAGTATTCCTCAGGTACCTGGTTAATCACGAGTCCGAACTTGCTATAAAACTTCTCGCTATATTCTAGCGTTACCCCAAGGTTGAGGGGATCAGTAACAAAGAGAGGAAGTGAATCCGCATCCACTTTTATAATGGGATTATGCGGAACCGCACAAGAGAAATTATCTATCACTACGTAATCCCAGCTCTGAGAGTAAACCTCCTGCAACTTTCTACAGGCTATCTCTAGATCATTTGAATCTATTCTAAAAGGTTTCCTGAAGAGCTTAAGAATGCAAAGGTTACCTTCGCATAGCATCTCCCCATTTATCCACATCTTCCTCCCAAGGCCACAGGTAGGGGTTTTATCCACTATCAGAGTCTTGCCCAATTTAGCCAGTTCCCTAGACAGATGTAAGGCTACGCTTGTCTTCCCTACTCCTTCTTTGACCCCTAGTACATTTACTTTTATCAACAAGCAATAAGTTTTAGGAGAGCTATTAAAATCTTCAAGGCTGTATAGTTAACCGCTTGGAACCCATTTGCCGAGTTCCAGGATCGAAGTAATTTATTACCTCAAACGAGTTGAGATAAGTCGGTCCAAATGGATCCCTTTATGTCGAAGGTCTGGAAACTCATTGACCTTCAACTTCCGTTGGTCGTGACGGATGCTGAGACCTATCTGGTGAGAGAGGGTAATTTAACTCAAGAAGACTATGAGAAACTCAAGAATTCTACCAAATCTATAAAAATCTCCTACTATTCGGGGGATTTGAATAAACTTAAAACTTCTCTAAAAGAAGCATTAAATCAGTTAAAAACTATTCAACCTAAAAAACCCTTTCCACCTGAGATGAAAGCTAGGTTTGATGCTGTTATCAAAACGTTATCTGAGTTAGCTGAAACCGCACAGGCAACATCTTAATATAGTCATCGGCCTCTAAAGTCTAAATATTATAGAGATATCCCTAGCCTAGTCTGATACTTTTTTATTTTACCTTTAAGCCAACTACTAAGTTTTTAAGGGCTTTATCCTTTAAGCTTTCATGAAAACGAGGGATTTTTCCAGGGTAATTTTTTAAACTTTTAGGATCGAAAAGCTTAAAGGGAGATCATGAAGTTAAGCCGAGGCGTTATTTCTCTTAAGGAAGCTTATGGCCAAGCTATGGCAGTCACAGCCCCATTGGGAAGCGTGGTTTCTACGTCTACTGCAGCCATACTATACGCAGGTCATTCAGTGGTATTCACGACACTACTCGCTTTACTTGGAAGTGCCTTATGGATATACACTCTCACGAGTTATACGAGGAGGGTCGCCTCTCCTGGAGGCTATTATACCTTTGGTTATAGCGCTTGGAGGAATAAGACAGTGTCATTCTTTGAGGCGTTGACGGAGGTATTCGCTTATTCTCTATTAAATGCAGTGAACGCTATTACCTTATATCTCCTCGTGAGTATAGGCCTTCAGGTAATCGGGATCTCCCCTCCCTGGTGGGTTGAAGTTCTCGCGATAGGCCTCGGTTTAGCTTACCCAACTTTAATCTCACTCACGGACATTAAGAAACTACTGGGCTACGTGGTTACAATCAGTGCCTCTGCTGAGGTTGTTCTTCTACTGGCCCTTTTCATTCTCTCCTTATCTAAGCCATTTCATCCGGAGTATTTCACACCAGATGGAGTGAGCGGAAGTAACATCGCTCAGGCGTTTGTGCTCTCCATGGTTAGCATATCAGGAGCTGGGGCAGCTTCCTACCTTGGTGAGGAAGCCAAGAAGCCTTTCAAGACCATAACACAGGGCATGTGGTTATCCCTTGTTATAGGCGGTATTGCCATGTTTCTGGGGACATATGCCCTAGTGGCCTTGTGGAACGGCTCCCTCTCGGCTCTAGCCAATTCTCCTCAGCCTCTCATTTACGAGATGTTTCAGTACGGCAAGATACCCATGATAATAGCGTTAGTACTAGCTGCGAATAGTCTACTTGCCTCTAACATTGGCACTACCCTAGGATCGGCCAGAATTCTGTTTAACTTAGCTAGGGAGAAATCAGCACCAATGTTGTTAGCGAAGACAGCGAAGAATGGTGAGCCACTAGTTGCGACTATGATGATAGGAGGCCTCTCTACTTTGGTCGTAGTGGTTTCGGTTCTAGGCTTAGGCATATCCAATGCCTTCGCTGTAGTGAGCGTGATAACGGGAATATTCTGGCTTACTGGCAGGATTGTGGACGGCTTTGGGGTTCCAGTATTCTACTACAGGATAGGTCAACTATCCTGGAACACCTTGTTCATTCCCTTGATAGCTACTGCCCTGAACGTGTGGGGAGTTGGAGAGTCCCTTTCCTCACCTGACCTATTCACTATTTACACTCTCGTGGCCATACTCCTAGTAATCGGAGCCTGGTACTTTTTAATGGGAAGAAAGGGTAGGCCAGGCTCCCTCGTCGTTGACGAGAACAACCAGGTAATTACAATCGAGGAGTACATGGAAAGACTGAAGAAGAAAATTCCTAGTTAACCATTTTTATTCTGCATTTAGATACTTATTTGTTAATATGCTTCCCAAGAGAACCATTACAAGAGCAAACACGGCAAGGTATCCCAGGTAATTCCACGATGGGTCATTATAAAGCAACATTCCTCTGTTAAGTTCAGCAGCATAAGTGAGAGGGTTAACGTCGCTTATTGCCCTTAACCATCCAGGGAAGAAGGCCTTTGGAAAGAGAGCTGTACTAGAGAACATGAGAGGTAGATTTATCAGGTTTGATATAACTCCGGGTGCTTGCCAGTCAGCAGTCTTTAGGGTGAACATGGAATAGAGTGAGGAGAAACCCAATCCAACGAAAGCTAGAGATAGGAACAGGACTCCGAGCGAAAGTGGAGTAAGATTTAACCTTACTCCTAGGAAGTAACTGGCTACCAGTAGAATTGGAACCTGCAATAATCCCCTTGTCATTCCACCTAGCGTCTTAGCTAGAAAGACGTCGTATTTCGGTGTCGGGGTAATGAGGACTCTCTTCAAGTAACCGAACCTCTTGTCTTGGATAAGGCTCATGGAGCTGAACATCCCCACGAAAAGCATGGATATGGATAACTCACCGGGTAGAATGAAGGCTATGTAGTTGGTAGTGTGAAAGAAGCTTATTAGGACTTGAGAAGGTACACCAGAGAAACTGCTACCGAAGAACACTAGCCACATTATGGGCTGTGAGATTAGCATTATCCACATATACACGCTTCGGAATATCCTCTTTGCCTCCCTCATATAGAGCGCATAAAGTCTGTCTATCATCTTCTCGCCCTCCTTATCATGGCGTAGAACTTCCTGGCGTCAAAGTCCTGCTCCTCAATTGTTCCTCCCGTGAGATTTATGAAAACCGTGTCGAGGCTAGACTTGTTTATCTTAATGCCCTTGATGTTATCGCTTCCTATCGCCCTTATGACGTCCATTAGCATGGTCTCCGCATTGTTCACCTTTATCCTGACCTTGCCATTACTAACTACCGCATTCTCGAGCCCCACGTTGACGTTTGCCCCGTTCTTAAGCTCGATTTCTATTATATCCCCTCCATATCTGGCCTTCAATTCCTCTGGAGTTCCCAGTGCGATGATTTTCCCCTTGTTAATGATCCCTATCCTTGAACACAAGGAATCTGCCTCCTCCATGTAATGGGTAGTCAAGAGTATTGTCACCTGGTAATCCCTGTTTATTTCCCTTATCAGATTCCACATGGTAGCCCTGGTGTTCACATCTAGCCCAATTGTGGGTTCATCCATGAAGATCACTTCTGGGGAATTGAGTAGGGCCATGGAAACCTCTAGTTTCTTCCTCATTCCAGTGGAGAACTTTCCAGTCCTACGATTGGCGAACTCGAGGATTCCAAAGTACTTAAGAAGAGAGGTTGCCCTTTCCTTCCAGTTCTTGACTCCTGTGAGCCTGGCCTGAATTTCTAGGTTCTCCCAAGCAGTTAAGTCGTCATCCAGGATGACTTCCGAAGAGATCCATCCTATCCTCGACTTTACCTCTATTGGATTTTTCCTTATACTATACCCCGCGATTATTGCCTCCCCCTCCGTAGGTGGAGTTAAACCTGTGAGCATCTTGATGGTGGTAGTTTTCCCTGCCCCGTTCGGACCCAAAAGACCAAATATCTCCCCTTTCTCCACCTTGAATGAGACGTGATCAACAGCTACAAAATCTCCATATTTTTTTGTAAGATTTTCTGTCTCAATCGAATACATACCTGAATATCGGATTATAGACTAAAAAAGATATATCTCATTTTACCACGAGGACCGGGATATTTGATCTACTTACCAACTCACTGGACACACTTCCCAACACTATCTTCTTGATCCCGGTCAACCCCCTGCTCCCCGTCACAATGAGGTCACATTCAATCTTGTTGCAGTAATCTATGATCGCGGAGGGGACATCTGCGGATTCCAGGACCTTGGTGACCACCTTGTAGCCCTCAATCTCCTTCTTCACGGCGTTAAGGGCTTCCTCAGCTTTCTTGTCATTCTCAATTGTTACCTGTTCAGGACTTCTCGGAATTTCCTTCACAACGGTGACCATGTGAAGTTCATCAATATCCCTCATCAGTTTCAGGGCAAACAGTAACGCCTTCCTCGCGTAGTCTGACCCATCATAGGCTAAAACAATTTTCATGATTATAATATATCAACTTCATAGTATATGAGCTTTTTATCATGGTAATTAAAAAATTGTCACTTTAACCCTCTTTCACAACGCTTTGGGACGATACTTCTATGGGAGTCATGTTTACGTCGTAGCCCTTGAAGTACCAGGTAATGGTCGCAATGGCTCCTAGGGCCCATAGGGCGGTATTATATAGCACGTAAAGGAACGGGGAGTTAATAAAACTCGTAAAGTACACAGAGAGGGAGCTCAGAGTGATGGGAAAGACTCTAACGAGCCCTATCATGAAGGCCCTATTACTGCTTGGAAGGATTAGGGGTTCGTAAATGGTTCTCACAGCCCAGCCGAACTCACTAAAGGCCATGTTAAGGAGAAGGAGGCCGTAAAATAGGCCCATGTTACTGGAGACAGAGTTGATTGTGAGAAGTATTCCCAGGATCGTGACTGTCCCTCCCAGGAACGAGAAAAGTGAGAATTTCCTGCTCTTTACCCTGTTAACTGCGAAGCCCGCAATTACCCCAGCTACGCTAGCTCCTACGTTAGCAATAAACACAATGAAATTCTCCAGACTCGGGAAATAGAAATCTCCTATGTAGAAGGCCATGAGGCCGTAGGTCAGGTATTGCGATATGGCAATCGCAACCAAGAACCAGTATCTAGAGAGCAGGCTCAACTTGCTTACGTTCCGGTTCTCTTTGACCTCTTGTATCCTGTTCCCCAACTTGGAAAGTTCGGCCTCTACTCTCTCCCTAAACCCCTTCACGTATAGCCATCTAACGGACTCGGGTAATCTAAGTCTCACCGCTATGAGAAAACCTAAACCTACTAGTGCGGTGAGGGACAGGGAGAGCAACTCTAGAGTTGGAGCACTTGACGAGGCCGATACAAGAACAATTGCTGAGGCTACCATGGCCCCTATATTGTCAAAGTTTGGGGCAAGAACTAGAACCTGGTCCCTCCTCACGATGGGCATCATCTCAGCCGCATACGACAACATAACTGGAACTTCCCCTTCCACCCCAAGTACTCCTAGGACTATTCCAAAGGTTAGGGTGTAAAGTAGAGCGGGACTAGTGAGAGGAATCTTAGTGAATTGTGAAACCAGGGACACAATAGCTATAATGAGCGCTCCACTACCGTACATAGACATTGTAACAATAAAGGTCCT from Metallosphaera sedula DSM 5348 harbors:
- a CDS encoding MFS transporter, whose protein sequence is MEPLDKVDKAVWTSTHSLLFASLALGFFMWGTISTIAPLLYPSINNVFFIIAPIVATLAGNLIFPFISDKMYGRKRTFIVTMSMYGSGALIIAIVSLVSQFTKIPLTSPALLYTLTFGIVLGVLGVEGEVPVMLSYAAEMMPIVRRDQVLVLAPNFDNIGAMVASAIVLVSASSSAPTLELLSLSLTALVGLGFLIAVRLRLPESVRWLYVKGFRERVEAELSKLGNRIQEVKENRNVSKLSLLSRYWFLVAIAISQYLTYGLMAFYIGDFYFPSLENFIVFIANVGASVAGVIAGFAVNRVKSRKFSLFSFLGGTVTILGILLTINSVSSNMGLFYGLLLLNMAFSEFGWAVRTIYEPLILPSSNRAFMIGLVRVFPITLSSLSVYFTSFINSPFLYVLYNTALWALGAIATITWYFKGYDVNMTPIEVSSQSVVKEG